From a single Petroclostridium xylanilyticum genomic region:
- a CDS encoding aspartate kinase: MSLIVQKFGGSSVANAERIFNVANRVIDTYKEGHSVVVVVSAQGDTTDELLEKAKEINENPSKREMDVLLSTGEQISIALLAMAIEKLGYPVISLTGWQIGMLTNSNHSNARIKTVDTERITRELDKKNIVIVAGFQGINKYDDITTLGRGGSDTTAVALAAALKADLCEIYTDVDGVYTADPRIVKNAKKLDDISYDEMLELASLGANVLHNRSVELAKKYNVNLEVKSSFKRVPGTIVKEVGNVEKMLVRGVARDNDVARIAVIGIEDKPGKAFQIFSLLAKKNINVDIILQSIGRENTKDISFTVSKSHLQAALDVINENLGIIGAKEVKYSDKVSKVSIVGAGMVNNPGVASRMFEALYDAGINIHMISTSEIKVSVLIDEKDAEKAVVAIHDKFELSL, from the coding sequence TTGAGTTTAATTGTTCAGAAATTTGGTGGAAGCTCTGTTGCTAATGCTGAAAGGATTTTTAATGTTGCAAATAGAGTTATTGACACCTACAAAGAAGGCCATTCCGTAGTAGTTGTAGTTTCAGCACAGGGTGATACTACCGATGAACTGCTGGAAAAAGCAAAGGAAATAAACGAAAATCCATCAAAACGAGAAATGGATGTATTGTTATCTACAGGAGAACAAATATCGATAGCTCTTTTGGCAATGGCAATTGAAAAGCTGGGCTATCCCGTAATTTCACTTACAGGATGGCAGATTGGGATGTTAACCAATAGTAATCATTCAAATGCCAGAATTAAGACCGTTGATACTGAGAGAATCACCAGGGAATTAGATAAAAAGAATATTGTCATTGTTGCTGGCTTCCAGGGTATCAATAAATATGATGATATAACCACTCTGGGCAGAGGTGGATCCGATACGACTGCAGTTGCCTTGGCGGCTGCACTAAAAGCTGATTTGTGTGAAATATATACTGATGTTGACGGGGTGTACACGGCAGATCCGAGAATTGTAAAAAACGCAAAAAAACTCGATGATATTTCTTATGATGAAATGCTTGAACTAGCAAGCCTTGGAGCAAATGTTCTTCATAATAGATCGGTAGAATTGGCCAAAAAATACAACGTGAACCTTGAAGTAAAATCTAGTTTCAAAAGAGTTCCAGGTACAATTGTTAAGGAGGTCGGTAATGTGGAAAAGATGCTTGTCAGAGGGGTAGCTCGAGATAACGATGTTGCAAGGATAGCTGTTATAGGTATTGAAGATAAGCCGGGAAAGGCATTTCAAATATTTTCATTACTAGCCAAGAAGAATATAAACGTGGATATCATTCTTCAATCTATAGGAAGAGAAAATACAAAAGATATCAGTTTTACAGTTTCCAAAAGCCATCTGCAGGCAGCTTTGGATGTAATTAATGAAAATCTCGGTATTATTGGAGCGAAAGAAGTAAAATATTCCGATAAAGTTTCAAAGGTATCTATTGTAGGAGCGGGAATGGTAAATAATCCTGGGGTAGCATCCCGTATGTTTGAAGCGTTGTATGATGCCGGCATCAACATCCATATGATTTCTACATCCGAGATTAAAGTTTCGGTACTTATTGATGAAAAAGATGCAGAAAAAGCAGTAGTTGCAATACATGACAAGTTTGAATTAAGTCTATAA
- a CDS encoding homoserine dehydrogenase gives MVKIAVMGFGIVGSGVVEVIRKNSESISRKAGKKIDVKYILDIRDFPDSPEKHLLTKNVEDILNDDEVSIVVEVMGGIEPAYTYTKRALLSGKHVVTSNKELVATHGAELLHIAKEKNINYLFEASVGGGIPIIRPLNQCLAANQISEIVGILNGTTNYILTQMIKEGRSFEDALQDAQEKGYAERNPAADVEGHDACRKIAILSSLTFGYHVDSTRIYTEGITKISIEDVKYAEQMGSVIKLLAVSKKIGEKIFARVSPVIIPKTHPLAGVEDVFNGILVKGDAIGDVMFYGRGAGKLPTASAVVADIIDIVKNIDRNNRFIWSKSTNDILIDIGETTSSYFVRVKTDDKPAVINTVSKAFGNCNFISIDNPKTQDEVAFVTPERKEKELQAALNNINNVPFVNAVCSVIRVEKE, from the coding sequence ATGGTTAAAATTGCTGTAATGGGTTTTGGAATCGTGGGTTCAGGGGTTGTTGAGGTAATTCGAAAGAATTCAGAAAGTATAAGCCGGAAAGCAGGTAAGAAGATAGATGTCAAGTATATACTGGATATTCGGGACTTTCCTGATAGTCCGGAAAAGCATTTGTTGACTAAAAATGTAGAAGACATTTTAAATGATGATGAAGTGAGTATTGTGGTAGAAGTAATGGGGGGAATTGAACCGGCGTATACCTATACTAAAAGAGCCTTATTGTCCGGAAAACATGTTGTTACTTCAAATAAAGAACTGGTTGCGACTCACGGAGCAGAACTTCTTCACATTGCCAAAGAAAAAAACATAAATTACTTGTTTGAAGCAAGTGTAGGCGGGGGAATACCTATTATAAGGCCTTTAAACCAGTGCCTTGCAGCCAATCAAATATCTGAAATTGTAGGAATTTTAAACGGAACAACAAATTACATTTTAACACAGATGATAAAAGAAGGCCGTAGTTTTGAGGATGCATTGCAAGATGCCCAGGAAAAAGGTTATGCAGAGCGGAATCCTGCAGCTGATGTAGAAGGACATGATGCTTGTAGAAAAATAGCAATTCTTTCATCCCTTACTTTCGGGTATCATGTAGATTCTACAAGAATCTATACTGAAGGGATCACGAAAATAAGTATAGAAGATGTAAAGTATGCAGAACAAATGGGCAGTGTAATAAAATTACTGGCAGTTAGTAAAAAAATTGGAGAAAAAATCTTTGCCCGGGTAAGCCCGGTAATTATTCCAAAAACCCATCCTTTAGCGGGAGTGGAAGATGTGTTTAATGGGATACTTGTCAAAGGGGATGCAATTGGTGATGTTATGTTCTACGGCAGGGGAGCAGGGAAGCTTCCTACAGCCAGTGCAGTAGTAGCAGACATCATTGATATTGTAAAGAATATTGACAGAAACAATAGGTTTATATGGTCTAAGAGCACCAATGATATTCTGATAGATATTGGAGAAACCACTAGCAGTTATTTTGTCAGGGTAAAAACTGACGATAAGCCTGCTGTTATAAATACAGTAAGCAAGGCTTTTGGAAATTGTAATTTTATTTCAATAGACAATCCGAAAACTCAAGATGAAGTGGCTTTTGTAACACCGGAAAGGAAAGAAAAAGAATTACAGGCGGCATTGAATAATATTAATAATGTTCCTTTTGTAAATGCTGTATGCAGTGTAATTCGGGTAGAAAAAGAATAG
- a CDS encoding ACT domain-containing protein: MRIDKQPVYFLVDSSVLPEVFAKVIEAKRLLQTGKVKTINDAVQLVGISRSAYYKYKDCVFPFYEISQGKIITLFFILEDVPGILSNILNVIARARANILTINQNIPINGVANITISIQTGNMEGNIEELVSQMEVIEGVRKIDILARE; encoded by the coding sequence ATGAGAATAGATAAACAACCTGTATATTTTTTGGTAGATTCTTCAGTGCTGCCAGAGGTTTTTGCAAAAGTAATTGAGGCTAAAAGGCTTCTGCAGACCGGGAAGGTAAAAACAATTAATGATGCAGTACAATTAGTAGGAATAAGCCGCAGCGCCTATTACAAGTACAAGGATTGTGTATTTCCTTTTTATGAAATATCTCAAGGTAAGATTATTACCTTATTTTTCATACTGGAGGATGTACCAGGCATTTTATCAAATATCTTAAATGTTATAGCCAGGGCCAGGGCAAATATTCTAACAATTAACCAGAACATTCCTATAAATGGAGTGGCTAATATTACTATTTCTATTCAGACAGGTAATATGGAAGGGAACATTGAAGAACTCGTTTCACAGATGGAAGTAATTGAGGGTGTCAGAAAAATTGATATATTGGCGAGAGAATAA
- the thrB gene encoding homoserine kinase — MISVKVPATSANIGPGFDCMGVALQIYNTIDVEEIPSGLEINILDATGDFLPKNEKNLVYQSMLAVFDKTGYYPKGLKINLKNNIPVTRGLGSSSACVAGGLFAANALTGNKLTKEEIILMAAQIEGHPDNSTPAILGGMVVAVLDKSDIRYVRIELPDHLKFAVFVPNFPLPTKKARDILPGYIPHKDGVYNTGRAALMAASLITGNYDNITFAIEDRLHQPYREGLIPGMKEIFQLSRQYGAKGVFLSGAGPTLIAILDQDYEHFRSKMGMHLQQHMQDWTVDIVSPDNEGIKIEIEV; from the coding sequence ATGATTTCTGTAAAAGTTCCTGCTACCAGTGCAAATATAGGTCCAGGCTTTGATTGCATGGGAGTGGCCTTGCAAATATACAATACTATTGATGTAGAGGAAATTCCCTCGGGTTTAGAAATAAATATTCTTGATGCTACGGGAGATTTTTTACCTAAAAATGAAAAAAACCTTGTATATCAATCTATGCTTGCGGTCTTTGATAAAACCGGGTATTATCCTAAAGGTTTAAAAATCAACCTTAAGAATAATATTCCTGTTACCCGAGGCCTGGGAAGCAGTTCCGCTTGTGTTGCAGGTGGTCTTTTTGCTGCAAATGCATTAACAGGTAATAAGCTGACCAAAGAAGAAATCATACTTATGGCAGCACAGATAGAGGGGCATCCCGATAATTCTACTCCTGCAATTCTGGGAGGGATGGTAGTAGCGGTACTGGATAAAAGTGATATTCGTTACGTAAGGATTGAATTACCTGATCATCTAAAATTTGCAGTCTTTGTACCTAATTTCCCACTGCCTACAAAAAAAGCAAGAGATATTCTTCCCGGATATATTCCGCATAAGGATGGAGTATATAATACAGGGAGGGCGGCTCTAATGGCTGCATCGCTTATAACCGGAAACTATGACAATATTACTTTTGCTATAGAGGATAGATTACACCAGCCATACAGGGAAGGCCTTATTCCGGGTATGAAAGAGATCTTCCAGCTCAGCAGGCAATATGGTGCAAAAGGGGTATTCTTAAGCGGCGCCGGGCCTACGCTTATTGCAATATTAGACCAGGATTATGAACATTTTAGAAGCAAAATGGGTATGCATTTACAGCAGCATATGCAAGATTGGACAGTGGATATTGTGAGCCCTGATAATGAGGGGATAAAGATAGAGATAGAGGTATAG
- a CDS encoding aminotransferase class I/II-fold pyridoxal phosphate-dependent enzyme — protein sequence MDSTKYSLADFYDISDMDMVDRARYFYEYHQDIHKKHHNQYRRVSLNGSGPTMKILDPYSGIEKEMIYMASNDYLNLTRHPRTIKAGRAALEKYGTGAGSVPLLGGTLDIHIELEKRVAAFKGCEAAIVYTSGFGSNCGSIAALLRENDVAILDMLVHASIIDGCKGTHVEYFRHNNMDSLEKVLRKCKDKFRTKLVIVDGVYSMDGDISKLDTIVELAHSHGAYVMVDEAHATGVIGKNGRGTPEHFNIEGKVDIVAGTFSKALGVVGGFIASSKEIVEYLHYYSRPYMFSTAQTPQTAASLIEAMNVIEDEPQLKENLWKNINYFKKSLIELGFNIGNSETAIFPVIVGHDVKVREMCREMHEAGIYVNAVQYPAVSRKLSRIRMSLMCNHTKQHLDRVLEVLEHLGRKYEIINKPAAEEVEIA from the coding sequence ATGGATTCTACCAAATACAGTCTTGCAGATTTTTATGATATATCTGATATGGATATGGTAGATAGGGCCAGATATTTTTATGAATATCATCAGGATATTCATAAGAAACATCACAACCAGTACCGCAGGGTATCACTCAACGGCTCCGGACCAACCATGAAAATATTGGACCCTTACTCTGGTATTGAGAAGGAAATGATATATATGGCATCTAACGATTATCTTAACCTCACCCGCCATCCAAGAACAATAAAAGCCGGCAGAGCGGCGCTTGAAAAATACGGTACTGGTGCTGGCAGCGTACCTTTGTTAGGTGGAACACTCGATATCCATATTGAACTGGAAAAGCGGGTAGCAGCGTTTAAAGGCTGTGAAGCAGCAATTGTTTACACTAGCGGTTTTGGCTCCAACTGTGGTTCTATTGCAGCATTGTTGCGTGAAAATGACGTAGCGATACTGGACATGCTGGTACATGCCAGCATTATAGATGGATGTAAAGGTACACATGTCGAATATTTCAGGCATAACAATATGGATTCTTTAGAAAAAGTATTACGAAAATGTAAAGATAAATTTAGAACAAAACTGGTAATTGTGGATGGAGTATATTCGATGGATGGAGATATCTCCAAGCTGGACACCATTGTTGAGCTTGCCCATAGCCATGGGGCCTATGTCATGGTAGATGAAGCCCACGCTACTGGTGTAATTGGCAAAAACGGCCGGGGTACTCCTGAGCATTTTAATATTGAAGGTAAAGTAGATATTGTTGCAGGAACCTTCAGTAAAGCCCTGGGTGTAGTAGGAGGATTTATAGCCAGCAGCAAAGAGATTGTTGAATATCTCCATTATTATTCCCGTCCATATATGTTCTCTACGGCCCAAACTCCACAAACTGCTGCTTCTTTAATTGAAGCAATGAATGTAATTGAGGATGAACCTCAGCTAAAGGAAAACCTTTGGAAGAACATTAATTACTTTAAGAAAAGCCTTATTGAGTTAGGATTCAATATCGGCAATAGCGAAACCGCAATCTTTCCGGTCATTGTAGGCCATGATGTAAAAGTTCGCGAAATGTGCAGGGAAATGCATGAGGCAGGGATATATGTAAATGCTGTACAGTACCCTGCAGTATCCCGAAAACTTTCCAGGATACGTATGAGTCTTATGTGTAATCATACTAAACAACACCTGGATAGAGTGCTGGAAGTACTGGAGCATCTTGGAAGAAAGTATGAAATTATCAATAAACCAGCCGCTGAAGAGGTAGAAATAGCGTAA
- a CDS encoding calcium-translocating P-type ATPase, SERCA-type produces the protein MDEKFWYNRDIKDIVAELDSDIHQGLNDTKVEERLEKFGYNEIQEKKRKTLAEMFFEQFKDFMVIILLIAAVISFISHERADAIIILAIVVLNAILGVVQESRAEKSLEALKKLSAPNAKVRRNARVAVVPAKELVPGDIIYLEAGDFVPADARLIEAANLKIEESALTGESVPVEKNAEKINEKNIPLGDRKNMVASGSVVTYGRGSAIVVATGMDTEVGKIAGMILAGEEAATPLQQKLARLGKVLGIIALAICAVIFGLGVVQGRDIFDMFLTAVSLAVAAIPEGLPAIVTIVLAVGVQRMVKKHAIIRKLPAVETLGSASVICSDKTGTLTQNKMTVVELAAAYKTWDLNSEINAEDKAVVSIILEMAALCNDSKLERVDDEWDAVGDPTETALVIAAAKQGKNKHQLEEAMPRVKEVPFDSDRKLMTTIHKIEEGYRVITKGAPDVLLDRCTSVWISEDIVNKDEQQIRSIEKANSSMADKALRVLGVAFKDIKTLPGEINTDTVENNLTFVGLIGMIDPPREEATEAVHLCKKAGIKPVMITGDHKATAVAIAKKLGILQNDSEAITGAELDELDQEFLNQHVDRYSVYARVSPEHKVKIVKAWQSKGQIVAMTGDGVNDAPALKSANIGCAMGITGTDVAKGAAHMVLTDDNFATIVEAVREGRGIFENIQKSIQFLLSCNIGEIITLFIAMLLNWDSPLLPIHILWVNLVTDSLPALALGIEPVEKDIMNRPPRDPDKGIFANGLATIIGLQGIMIGGLTLAAFAIGQRVLSAGAGAEESLVIGRTMAFATLAISQLVHAFNVRSHNSLFKVGLFTNRFMVGAFVLSFLLQLSVITVPVLSSIFKVTMLNGSQWLVVIGLSVAPLIFVEAGKAIRKNE, from the coding sequence ATGGACGAAAAATTCTGGTATAACAGGGATATTAAAGATATTGTCGCTGAACTGGACAGTGATATTCATCAGGGACTTAATGATACAAAGGTAGAGGAAAGACTGGAAAAATTCGGTTACAATGAGATACAGGAGAAAAAGAGAAAAACCCTGGCAGAAATGTTCTTTGAGCAATTTAAGGACTTTATGGTAATCATTTTGCTAATAGCAGCAGTTATTTCCTTTATATCTCATGAAAGAGCTGATGCAATCATTATTTTAGCTATTGTTGTTTTAAATGCCATTTTAGGAGTTGTTCAGGAGAGCAGAGCTGAAAAATCTCTTGAAGCATTAAAGAAGCTTTCCGCACCTAATGCAAAGGTACGCAGAAATGCAAGGGTAGCAGTGGTTCCGGCAAAGGAGCTGGTACCGGGTGATATCATATACCTCGAAGCCGGAGACTTTGTTCCTGCTGATGCGCGGCTCATCGAAGCGGCAAATTTAAAGATAGAAGAGTCTGCATTAACAGGAGAATCTGTGCCTGTAGAAAAAAATGCAGAGAAAATAAATGAGAAAAATATTCCTCTAGGTGACCGGAAGAACATGGTTGCTTCCGGCAGTGTTGTAACCTATGGAAGAGGAAGTGCCATCGTTGTAGCTACGGGGATGGATACCGAAGTTGGTAAGATTGCAGGGATGATCCTTGCCGGAGAAGAAGCGGCAACGCCTCTGCAGCAGAAGCTGGCACGTCTGGGGAAAGTACTGGGAATTATTGCCCTAGCAATATGTGCAGTCATCTTTGGTTTGGGCGTAGTACAGGGTAGGGATATTTTTGATATGTTTTTAACTGCTGTCAGCTTAGCTGTTGCGGCGATTCCGGAGGGATTACCGGCAATTGTTACAATTGTGCTGGCCGTAGGTGTGCAGCGGATGGTTAAAAAACATGCGATTATTAGAAAGCTTCCTGCCGTTGAAACGCTGGGGAGTGCTTCGGTAATATGCTCTGATAAGACAGGAACGCTGACCCAGAATAAAATGACGGTGGTAGAACTGGCTGCAGCTTATAAAACATGGGATTTAAACAGTGAGATAAATGCAGAGGATAAAGCCGTTGTATCTATTATTTTGGAGATGGCAGCCCTGTGTAACGATTCAAAATTAGAAAGAGTAGATGATGAATGGGACGCTGTAGGTGACCCAACTGAAACTGCTCTTGTTATCGCTGCTGCCAAACAGGGTAAAAATAAACATCAACTGGAAGAAGCAATGCCGCGTGTAAAAGAAGTACCTTTTGATTCAGACAGAAAACTTATGACGACTATACATAAAATTGAAGAAGGATACAGGGTTATTACCAAAGGAGCACCGGATGTGCTGCTTGACCGCTGTACCAGTGTATGGATTAGCGAGGATATTGTCAATAAGGATGAGCAGCAGATTAGAAGTATTGAAAAGGCTAATAGCAGTATGGCTGACAAAGCTCTAAGAGTTTTGGGGGTTGCCTTCAAAGATATCAAGACTCTTCCTGGTGAAATAAACACTGATACGGTTGAAAACAATCTTACTTTTGTCGGGCTTATAGGAATGATAGACCCACCCAGGGAAGAAGCCACAGAAGCAGTGCACTTGTGTAAAAAAGCCGGTATAAAACCGGTGATGATAACCGGGGACCATAAAGCAACTGCAGTAGCCATTGCTAAAAAGCTTGGAATATTGCAAAATGATTCGGAAGCAATAACAGGTGCGGAATTGGATGAGCTGGACCAGGAATTTCTTAATCAACACGTAGATAGATATTCCGTTTATGCCAGGGTATCACCGGAACACAAAGTGAAAATTGTAAAGGCATGGCAGAGCAAGGGACAAATCGTTGCCATGACCGGTGATGGTGTAAATGATGCTCCTGCTTTAAAAAGTGCCAATATCGGATGTGCCATGGGTATTACTGGGACAGATGTGGCAAAAGGTGCTGCACACATGGTATTGACGGACGATAACTTTGCAACTATCGTAGAAGCTGTTAGAGAAGGTAGAGGAATATTTGAAAATATTCAAAAATCCATACAGTTTTTGCTTTCCTGTAATATCGGGGAGATCATTACATTATTCATTGCAATGTTATTGAACTGGGATTCGCCTCTTCTACCCATACATATACTATGGGTGAACCTGGTGACGGATAGTCTTCCTGCACTGGCTTTAGGAATAGAACCTGTAGAAAAAGATATTATGAACAGGCCTCCGAGAGACCCTGATAAGGGGATTTTTGCTAACGGGCTGGCAACTATAATCGGGTTGCAGGGTATTATGATTGGCGGTCTGACTCTGGCAGCGTTTGCAATTGGGCAGCGGGTGCTCTCCGCAGGGGCAGGTGCTGAAGAAAGCCTCGTTATAGGTAGGACAATGGCTTTTGCCACGCTTGCTATTTCACAGTTGGTTCATGCATTTAATGTGCGTTCCCATAATTCCTTGTTTAAAGTTGGATTGTTTACCAACAGGTTTATGGTAGGTGCATTTGTACTATCCTTCCTTTTACAGCTATCGGTAATTACAGTTCCGGTTTTAAGTAGCATTTTTAAAGTAACCATGCTAAATGGCAGCCAATGGCTCGTTGTAATCGGGTTGTCTGTTGCACCGTTAATATTTGTCGAGGCTGGAAAAGCCATTAGGAAAAATGAATAA
- a CDS encoding cofactor-independent phosphoglycerate mutase, whose amino-acid sequence MKYVVILGDGMADNPVVQLGDKTPLQFANIPTIDYLTRHGEIGLVKTVPDGIPPGSDAANLSVMGYNPYEYYTGRSPLEAASMGIELTNSDITFRCNLVTLSNDEPYSEKTMIDYSADEISTAEAREIILEVNRHLRTDNIEFYPGVSYRHLMVWHNGPYEFDFTPPHDILEKKIADYLPKGPNKNIILRMMEASSEFLKNHPVNLRRIEKGLRPANSIWIWGEGKKPALTSFYEKYGLKGSVISAVDLIKGIGICAGLRSVEVEGATGNIHTNFIGKAQAAVEELKKGQDFVYVHIEAPDECGHRYEIDNKVRSIEIIDQQVVRFIKEELDRMGEDYKIMVLPDHPTPLNLRTHTSEPVPFVIYQNNGKEENPLLSYDELTAQKTGVYFAEGYKLMDYFLNGEK is encoded by the coding sequence ATGAAATATGTTGTAATTTTAGGAGATGGCATGGCTGACAACCCTGTCGTACAGTTGGGTGATAAAACCCCTCTTCAATTTGCTAATATTCCGACGATTGACTATCTAACCAGACATGGAGAGATAGGGCTTGTAAAAACTGTCCCGGATGGAATCCCTCCCGGAAGCGACGCGGCAAACCTTTCTGTAATGGGATACAACCCTTATGAATATTATACCGGTCGCTCACCCCTTGAAGCAGCTAGTATGGGAATAGAATTAACCAATTCTGATATTACCTTTAGATGCAACCTGGTTACTCTTTCCAATGATGAGCCTTATTCAGAAAAAACTATGATTGATTATAGTGCTGATGAAATATCCACTGCTGAAGCCAGAGAAATCATCCTGGAAGTAAACAGGCATCTAAGGACAGATAATATTGAATTTTATCCGGGTGTAAGCTACCGTCATTTGATGGTATGGCATAATGGCCCTTATGAATTTGATTTTACTCCTCCCCATGACATTTTGGAGAAAAAAATAGCTGACTACCTTCCTAAAGGGCCTAATAAAAATATCATTTTACGAATGATGGAAGCAAGCAGCGAATTCCTCAAGAATCATCCTGTTAATCTAAGACGTATAGAAAAAGGTTTACGCCCTGCTAATTCCATCTGGATTTGGGGTGAAGGCAAAAAACCCGCTTTAACCAGCTTCTATGAGAAATATGGTTTAAAAGGTTCTGTGATCTCAGCTGTTGACCTTATCAAAGGTATTGGAATATGCGCCGGATTAAGATCGGTAGAGGTTGAAGGCGCTACAGGAAATATTCATACAAATTTTATTGGAAAAGCTCAAGCTGCTGTTGAAGAGTTAAAAAAAGGGCAGGATTTTGTATATGTGCATATTGAAGCGCCTGATGAATGCGGCCATCGGTATGAAATTGATAATAAAGTCAGGTCTATTGAAATTATCGACCAGCAAGTAGTTAGGTTCATAAAAGAAGAACTGGACCGGATGGGGGAAGATTATAAAATAATGGTACTACCTGATCATCCTACTCCTTTGAATCTTAGAACACATACCTCTGAACCTGTCCCATTCGTGATTTACCAAAACAATGGGAAAGAGGAAAATCCTTTGCTTTCCTATGATGAATTAACCGCACAAAAAACAGGAGTTTATTTTGCAGAAGGTTATAAATTGATGGATTACTTTTTAAACGGAGAAAAATAA